In Stegostoma tigrinum isolate sSteTig4 chromosome 7, sSteTig4.hap1, whole genome shotgun sequence, one genomic interval encodes:
- the spp2 gene encoding secreted phosphoprotein 24 isoform X1, whose product MQQGNGRARERSSSFTLRGQQADHTRSRMKAFLLTIAAVQILHCSGVPNPEDALRAAVMKLNEISEISHLCRTISSTVTDLSPTGKFSYNVDLAFSVKETVCSKNSGLEFDDSSCSFRPTKIAETATCRSRVKYLADEVLDVDVECHGFKKARGNGDSLERQRSESEIHRGNKEQSDISQGGKVHSKPTKGRKGHRRQSSRASHNTRSSELTNSSEELKMTSRESWMEESLNEYEDSRSRH is encoded by the exons ATGCAGCAAGGAAACggcagagcaagagagagaagcagctcATTTACTCTGAGAGGGCAGCAAGCTGATCACACAAGAAGCAGAATGAAAGCCTTCCTCCTCACCATTGCTGCAGTGCAGATTCTCCACTGCTCAG gagTACCAAACCCTGAGGATGCTTTGCGGGCAGCTGTTATGAAGCTGAATGAAATAAGTGAAATCAGTCACCTTTGCCGTACCATCAGCAGCACAGTGACAGAT CTTTCTCCCACTGGAAAATTCTCCTACAACGTGGACCTGGCATTTTCTGTGAAAGAAACCGTCTGTTCCAAAAATTCTGGGCTCGAGTTTGATGATTCTAGCTGCAGTTTCCGGCCCACGAAGATCGCT GAGACAGCTACATGCAGGAGTCGTGTTAAATATTTAGCTGATGAGGTACTCGATGTTGATGTTGAATGTCATGGCTTCAAGAAGGCCAGGGGCAATGGAGACTCGCTGGAGAGGCAGAGGAGTGAAAGTGAAATACACAGAGGCAACAAAGAGCAGAGTGACATTTCTCAAGGAGGGAAGGTTCACAGCAAACCCACCAAAGGCAGAAAAGGCCACAGAAGACAATCATCAAGGGCCAGTCATAACACAAGATCATCGGAATTAACCAACAGCAGTGAAGAG
- the spp2 gene encoding secreted phosphoprotein 24 isoform X2, which produces MQQGNGRARERSSSFTLRGQQADHTRSRMKAFLLTIAAVQILHCSGVPNPEDALRAAVMKLNEISEISHLCRTISSTVTDLSPTGKFSYNVDLAFSVKETVCSKNSGLEFDDSSCSFRPTKIAETATCRSRVKYLADEVLDVDVECHGFKKARGNGDSLERQRSESEIHRGNKEQSDISQGGKVHSKPTKGRKGHRRQSSRASHNTRSSELTNSSEEEYEDSRSRH; this is translated from the exons ATGCAGCAAGGAAACggcagagcaagagagagaagcagctcATTTACTCTGAGAGGGCAGCAAGCTGATCACACAAGAAGCAGAATGAAAGCCTTCCTCCTCACCATTGCTGCAGTGCAGATTCTCCACTGCTCAG gagTACCAAACCCTGAGGATGCTTTGCGGGCAGCTGTTATGAAGCTGAATGAAATAAGTGAAATCAGTCACCTTTGCCGTACCATCAGCAGCACAGTGACAGAT CTTTCTCCCACTGGAAAATTCTCCTACAACGTGGACCTGGCATTTTCTGTGAAAGAAACCGTCTGTTCCAAAAATTCTGGGCTCGAGTTTGATGATTCTAGCTGCAGTTTCCGGCCCACGAAGATCGCT GAGACAGCTACATGCAGGAGTCGTGTTAAATATTTAGCTGATGAGGTACTCGATGTTGATGTTGAATGTCATGGCTTCAAGAAGGCCAGGGGCAATGGAGACTCGCTGGAGAGGCAGAGGAGTGAAAGTGAAATACACAGAGGCAACAAAGAGCAGAGTGACATTTCTCAAGGAGGGAAGGTTCACAGCAAACCCACCAAAGGCAGAAAAGGCCACAGAAGACAATCATCAAGGGCCAGTCATAACACAAGATCATCGGAATTAACCAACAGCAGTGAAGAG